A region of Ictidomys tridecemlineatus isolate mIctTri1 chromosome 4, mIctTri1.hap1, whole genome shotgun sequence DNA encodes the following proteins:
- the Grhpr gene encoding glyoxylate reductase/hydroxypyruvate reductase, with product MRLARLMKVFVTRRIPPEGRAALAQATDCEVEQWDSDEPIPSKELERHVVGAHGLLCLLSDRVDKGILDAAGANLKVISTLSVGVDHLALDEIKKRGIRVGYTPDVLTDATAELAVSLLLTTCRRLPEAMEEVKNGGWTSWKPLWMCGYGLTQSTVGIVGLGRIGQAIAQRLKPFGVQRFLYTGRQPKPQEAAELQAEFVPIAQLAAESDFVVVACSLTAATKGLCNRDFFQKMKKTAVFVNISRGDVVNQDDLYQALASGQIAAAGLDVTTPEPLPTNHPLLTLKNCVILPHIGSATYRTRNTMSLLAANNLLAGLRGEPMPSELKL from the exons ATGAGGCTGGCGAGACTCATGAAGGTGTTCGTTACTCGCAGGATCCCCCCCGAGGGCAGAGCCGCGCTCGCCCAGGCCACAGA CTGCGAGGTGGAACAGTGGGATTCAGATGAGCCCATCCCCAGCAAGGAACTGGAGCGTCATGTGGTGGGGGCCCACGGCCTGCTCTGCCTCCTCTCTGATCGCGTGGACAAGGGTATCCTAGATGCTGCAG GGGCCAACCTCAAAGTCATCAGCACTCTGTCCGTGGGCGTCGACCACTTGGCTTTGGATGAAATCAAGAAGCG TGGGATCCGGGTGGGCTACACCCCAGATGTTCTGACAGATGCCACTGCAGAACTTGCCGTCTCTCTACTACTCACCACCTGCCGCCGGTTGCCAGAGGCCATGGAGGAAGTAAAGAA TGGTGGCTGGACCTCGTGGAAACCCCTATGGATGTGTGGCTATGGACTCACGCAGAGCACCGTGGGCATCGTGGGGCTGGGGCGCATAG GTCAGGCCATTGCACAGCGCCTGAAACCATTTGGTGTCCAGAGATTTCTGTACACAGGGCGCCAGCCCAAGCCTCAGGAAGCAGCAGAACTCCAGGCGGAATTTG TGCCCATTGCCCAACTGGCCGCGGAGTCTGACTTCGTCGTCGTGGCCTGCTCCTTAACCGCTGCAACTAAGGGCCTCTGCAACAGGGATTTCTTTCAGAAGATGAAGAAAACTGCCGTGTTTGTCAACATCAGCAG GGGAGATGTTGTAAACCAGGATGACCTGTACCAGGCTTTGGCCAGTGGTCAGATTGCAGCTGCTGGACTGGACGTGACGACCCCGGAACCACTGCCTACAAACCACCCACTCCTGACCCTGAAGAACTGTG TCATCCTGCCCCACATAGGCAGTGCCACCTACAGAACTCGCAACACCATGTCCTTGTTGGCGGCTAACAACTTGCTAGCTGGCCTGAGAGGGGAGCCAATGCCCAGTGAACTCAAGCTATAG
- the Zbtb5 gene encoding zinc finger and BTB domain-containing protein 5 isoform X1 produces the protein MARARHLKTVEHPRRAKASGSVRTRIGVPGLSRLSFRRGIMDFPGHFEQIFQQLNYQRLHGQLCDCVIVVGNRHFKAHRSVLAACSTHFRALFSVAEGDQTMNMIQLDSEVVTAEAFAALIDMMYTSTLMLGESNVMDVLLAASHLHLNSVVKACKHYLTTRTLPMSPPSERVQEQSARMQRSFMLQQLGLSIVSSALNSSQSGEEQPAPMSSSMRSNLDQRTPFPMRRLHKRKQSAEERARQRLRPSMDESAISDVTAENGPSGVHSREEFFSPDSLKIVDNPKADGMNDNQEDSTMMFDQTFGAQEDAQVPSQSDNSAGNMAQLSMASRATQVETTFEQEAATEKSGFQCENPEVGLGEKEHMRVVVKSEPLSSPEPQDEVSDVTSQAEGSESVEVEGVVVSAEKIDLSPESSDRSFSDPQSSTDRVGDIHILEVTNNLEHKSTFSISNFLNKSRGSNFSGNQNNDDNIPNTTSDCRLEGEAPYLLSPEAGPAGGPSSAPGSHVENPFSEPADSHFVRPMQEVMGLPCVQTSGYQGEQFGMDFSRSGLGLHSSFSRVMMGSPRGGASNFPYYRRIAPKMPVVTSVRSSQIQENSASSQLMMNGTTSSFENGHPSQPGPPQLTRASADVLSKCKKALSEHNVLVVEGARKYACKICCKTFLTLTDCKKHIRVHTGEKPYACLKCGKRFSQSSHLYKHSKTTCLRWQSSNLPSTLL, from the coding sequence GATCATGGATTTTCCTGGTCACTTTGAGCAGATCTTCCAGCAGTTGAATTACCAGAGACTTCATGGCCAGCTGTGTGATTGTGTCATTGTAGTGGGGAATAGACATTTTAAAGCCCACCGCTCTGTGCTGGCTGCATGCAGCACACATTTTCGAGCCCTGTTCTCAGTGGCAGAGGGAGATCAGACCATGAACATGATCCAGCTGGATAGCGAGGTAGTGACAGCGGAGGCCTTTGCTGCGCTGATTGACATGATGTATACCTCCACCCTCATGCTGGGGGAGAGCAATGTTATGGATGTCTTATTGGCAGCCTCTCACCTGCATTTGAACTCTGTTGTTAAGGCATGTAAACATTACCTAACAACAAGGACGCTGCCCATGTCTCCCCCCAGTGAGCGTGTTCAAGAGCAGAGTGCCCGCATGCAGCGCTCTTTTATGCTGCAGCAGCTGGGACTAAGCATCGTGAGCTCAGCCCTCAATTCCAGCCAGAGTGGCGAGGAACAGCCAGCCCCCATGAGCTCATCGATGCGCAGTAACCTTGACCAGCGGACACCCTTCCCCATGAGACGCCTTCATAAGCGCAAGCAGTCTGCAGAGGAGCGGGCCAGACAGCGCCTCCGCCCCTCCATGGATGAGTCTGCCATTTCAGATGTCACAGCCGAGAATGGGCCTTCAGGGGTTCATTCTCGGGAGGAGTTCTTTTCACCAGATTCCCTGAAAATTGTTGATAATCCTAAAGCTGATGGAATGAATGACAACCAAGAAGATAGTACTATGATGTTTGACCAGACTTTTGGTGCTCAAGAAGATGCCCAGGTGCCTAGCCAGTCTGACAACAGTGCTGGTAACATGGCACAGTTGTCCATGGCCTCTCGTGCAACTCAGGTTGAGACTACTTTTGAGCAGGAAGCTGCAACTGAGAAAAGTGGCTTCCAATGTGAGAATCCTGAGGTTGGCCTTGGTGAGAAGGAGCACATGAGAGTGGTGGTAAAATCTGAGCCTCTGAGCTCACCTGAGCCTCAGGATGAAGTGAGTGATGTGACCTCTCAAGCAGAAGGCAGTGAGTCCGTAGAAGTGGAAGGAGTTGTTGTTAGTGCAGAGAAGATAGACCTCAGCCCTGAAAGTAGTGATCGGAGTTTTTCAGATCCCCAGTCTAGCACGGACAGGGTAGGTGATATCCACATTTTGGAAGTTACAAATAACCTAGAACATAAGTCCACTTTTagtatttcaaattttctcaacAAGAGCAGAGGAAGTAACTTTAGTGGGAATCAAAACAATGATGATAACATTCCAAACACCACTAGTGACTGCAGGCTGGAGGGCGAGGCCCCTTACTTGTTAAGTCCAGAGGCTGGGCCTGCAGGTGGGCCCTCCTCTGCCCCTGGCTCCCATGTGGAGAACCCATTCAGCGAGCCTGCAGACTCCCACTTTGTCAGGCCCATGCAGGAGGTGATGGGCCTACCCTGTGTGCAGACTTCAGGTTACCAAGGAGAACAGTTTGGGATGGATTTTTCCAGGTCTGGTTTGGGCCTCCACTCCTCCTTCTCCAGGGTAATGATGGGTTCCCCCCGAGGAGGAGCCAGTAACTTTCCATACTACCGCCGCATAGCTCCCAAAATGCCAGTTGTAACTTCTGTCAGGAGCTCACAAATCCAGGAAAACTCTGCCAGTTCCCAGCTAATGATGAATGGGACCACATCCTCATTTGAAAATGGCCATCCCTCCCAGCCTGGCCCCCCACAGTTGACCAGGGCATCTGCTGATGTCCTGTCAAAGTGCAAGAAGGCCTTATCAGAACACAATGTCTTGGTTGTAGAGGGAGCTCGAAAGTATGCCTGCAAAATCTGCTGCAAAACTTTTCTGACTTTGACAGATTGCAAGAAGCACATCCGCGTTCACACAGGTGAAAAGCCGTATGCCTGCCTGAAGTGTGGCAAGAGGTTTAGTCAGTCCAGCCACCTGTATAAACATTCCAAGACTACCTGCCTGCGCTGGCAGAGCAGCAATCTTCCTAGCACTTTGCTCTGA
- the Zbtb5 gene encoding zinc finger and BTB domain-containing protein 5 isoform X2, translated as MDFPGHFEQIFQQLNYQRLHGQLCDCVIVVGNRHFKAHRSVLAACSTHFRALFSVAEGDQTMNMIQLDSEVVTAEAFAALIDMMYTSTLMLGESNVMDVLLAASHLHLNSVVKACKHYLTTRTLPMSPPSERVQEQSARMQRSFMLQQLGLSIVSSALNSSQSGEEQPAPMSSSMRSNLDQRTPFPMRRLHKRKQSAEERARQRLRPSMDESAISDVTAENGPSGVHSREEFFSPDSLKIVDNPKADGMNDNQEDSTMMFDQTFGAQEDAQVPSQSDNSAGNMAQLSMASRATQVETTFEQEAATEKSGFQCENPEVGLGEKEHMRVVVKSEPLSSPEPQDEVSDVTSQAEGSESVEVEGVVVSAEKIDLSPESSDRSFSDPQSSTDRVGDIHILEVTNNLEHKSTFSISNFLNKSRGSNFSGNQNNDDNIPNTTSDCRLEGEAPYLLSPEAGPAGGPSSAPGSHVENPFSEPADSHFVRPMQEVMGLPCVQTSGYQGEQFGMDFSRSGLGLHSSFSRVMMGSPRGGASNFPYYRRIAPKMPVVTSVRSSQIQENSASSQLMMNGTTSSFENGHPSQPGPPQLTRASADVLSKCKKALSEHNVLVVEGARKYACKICCKTFLTLTDCKKHIRVHTGEKPYACLKCGKRFSQSSHLYKHSKTTCLRWQSSNLPSTLL; from the coding sequence ATGGATTTTCCTGGTCACTTTGAGCAGATCTTCCAGCAGTTGAATTACCAGAGACTTCATGGCCAGCTGTGTGATTGTGTCATTGTAGTGGGGAATAGACATTTTAAAGCCCACCGCTCTGTGCTGGCTGCATGCAGCACACATTTTCGAGCCCTGTTCTCAGTGGCAGAGGGAGATCAGACCATGAACATGATCCAGCTGGATAGCGAGGTAGTGACAGCGGAGGCCTTTGCTGCGCTGATTGACATGATGTATACCTCCACCCTCATGCTGGGGGAGAGCAATGTTATGGATGTCTTATTGGCAGCCTCTCACCTGCATTTGAACTCTGTTGTTAAGGCATGTAAACATTACCTAACAACAAGGACGCTGCCCATGTCTCCCCCCAGTGAGCGTGTTCAAGAGCAGAGTGCCCGCATGCAGCGCTCTTTTATGCTGCAGCAGCTGGGACTAAGCATCGTGAGCTCAGCCCTCAATTCCAGCCAGAGTGGCGAGGAACAGCCAGCCCCCATGAGCTCATCGATGCGCAGTAACCTTGACCAGCGGACACCCTTCCCCATGAGACGCCTTCATAAGCGCAAGCAGTCTGCAGAGGAGCGGGCCAGACAGCGCCTCCGCCCCTCCATGGATGAGTCTGCCATTTCAGATGTCACAGCCGAGAATGGGCCTTCAGGGGTTCATTCTCGGGAGGAGTTCTTTTCACCAGATTCCCTGAAAATTGTTGATAATCCTAAAGCTGATGGAATGAATGACAACCAAGAAGATAGTACTATGATGTTTGACCAGACTTTTGGTGCTCAAGAAGATGCCCAGGTGCCTAGCCAGTCTGACAACAGTGCTGGTAACATGGCACAGTTGTCCATGGCCTCTCGTGCAACTCAGGTTGAGACTACTTTTGAGCAGGAAGCTGCAACTGAGAAAAGTGGCTTCCAATGTGAGAATCCTGAGGTTGGCCTTGGTGAGAAGGAGCACATGAGAGTGGTGGTAAAATCTGAGCCTCTGAGCTCACCTGAGCCTCAGGATGAAGTGAGTGATGTGACCTCTCAAGCAGAAGGCAGTGAGTCCGTAGAAGTGGAAGGAGTTGTTGTTAGTGCAGAGAAGATAGACCTCAGCCCTGAAAGTAGTGATCGGAGTTTTTCAGATCCCCAGTCTAGCACGGACAGGGTAGGTGATATCCACATTTTGGAAGTTACAAATAACCTAGAACATAAGTCCACTTTTagtatttcaaattttctcaacAAGAGCAGAGGAAGTAACTTTAGTGGGAATCAAAACAATGATGATAACATTCCAAACACCACTAGTGACTGCAGGCTGGAGGGCGAGGCCCCTTACTTGTTAAGTCCAGAGGCTGGGCCTGCAGGTGGGCCCTCCTCTGCCCCTGGCTCCCATGTGGAGAACCCATTCAGCGAGCCTGCAGACTCCCACTTTGTCAGGCCCATGCAGGAGGTGATGGGCCTACCCTGTGTGCAGACTTCAGGTTACCAAGGAGAACAGTTTGGGATGGATTTTTCCAGGTCTGGTTTGGGCCTCCACTCCTCCTTCTCCAGGGTAATGATGGGTTCCCCCCGAGGAGGAGCCAGTAACTTTCCATACTACCGCCGCATAGCTCCCAAAATGCCAGTTGTAACTTCTGTCAGGAGCTCACAAATCCAGGAAAACTCTGCCAGTTCCCAGCTAATGATGAATGGGACCACATCCTCATTTGAAAATGGCCATCCCTCCCAGCCTGGCCCCCCACAGTTGACCAGGGCATCTGCTGATGTCCTGTCAAAGTGCAAGAAGGCCTTATCAGAACACAATGTCTTGGTTGTAGAGGGAGCTCGAAAGTATGCCTGCAAAATCTGCTGCAAAACTTTTCTGACTTTGACAGATTGCAAGAAGCACATCCGCGTTCACACAGGTGAAAAGCCGTATGCCTGCCTGAAGTGTGGCAAGAGGTTTAGTCAGTCCAGCCACCTGTATAAACATTCCAAGACTACCTGCCTGCGCTGGCAGAGCAGCAATCTTCCTAGCACTTTGCTCTGA